Within Romboutsia sp. CE17, the genomic segment CCCCTTAAACATTAAAATTAATACTTAGGATTTTTAATTTCATTTAAAATCATATACTTTTAATATTTTAAATTGGATAATTAGAATAGTTTTTTATCTCAAACATTCTACTATAGGTTATTTAATAAAAATCTATTTTTACTATATAGAATATCATTTTAAATTATGAAACTCAACTATCAATAATTTCATTTAATAGAGCTTAATAGATACAACACTAATAGAAATATCTAATTCAGAAATGGTTATTTATAAATTCAGGTAGAGGACTTACTGAAAATAGACTAAATAATACTTTTGAAATTTATTTTACTGTAAATTTATATTTTACTGACATATTATTTCGTTTTTATACTACAAAAAATTATAAATTATAACAGTATGTTTAAATAGTATTCATTATGGTATCATTTATATTGGAAAATTTTATGATTTATAAGGAGTACTAAAAAATGAAACATTTATTTACAGAAAAAGTTGTACCGATAGAATCGGATAACAAAGCTATAAAAATAGACTACGATAAATGTATAAAATGTGGTCTATGTAAGCGTGTATGTGAAAGAGAGATGGGTGTTGCTAATTTCTTTGATTTAGAAAAAACTAATGACATAGCAATATGCATAAACTGTGCACAATGTGCTCAAGCCTGTCCAGTAGGAGCTATAACTCAAGTTGAAGATATACATAGAGTAAAAGAGGCAATCGAAGATAAAGATAAGATAGTAATATTTAATACAGCACCAGCAGTTCGTGTTGCATTAGGAGAAGAGTTTAAAATGGAAACCGGAAGTTATGTTGAAGACAAGATGGTTCATGCTCTTAGAGAACTAGGTGGAGATTATGTATTTGATGTTACATTTGGGGCTGACATGACTATTATGGAAGAAGCAAATGAGCTTGTAAAAAGAATAGTTGAAAAAAATGAAAATATACCACAATTCACAAGTTGCTGTCCAGGATGGGTTACATTTGTAGAAACTTTCTACCCTGAGTTACTAAATAATTTATCTACTGCTAAGAGTCCAATTTCTATGCAAGGAGCGACTATCAAAACATACTTTGCTAAGAAAGCAAATATCGATCCAAGTAAAATCATAAATGTTACAATCACGCCATGTACGGCTAAGAAGTTTGAAATAGACAGGCCAGAAATGAATGATTCAGCGAAATTTAATAATATAGAAGGCCTAAGAGACAACGATATTATAATAACTACTAAAGAACTAGCTAAATGGATTAAAGAAGAAGGAATAGACTTTGAAAATTTAAAAGGT encodes:
- a CDS encoding [FeFe] hydrogenase, group A, whose protein sequence is MKHLFTEKVVPIESDNKAIKIDYDKCIKCGLCKRVCEREMGVANFFDLEKTNDIAICINCAQCAQACPVGAITQVEDIHRVKEAIEDKDKIVIFNTAPAVRVALGEEFKMETGSYVEDKMVHALRELGGDYVFDVTFGADMTIMEEANELVKRIVEKNENIPQFTSCCPGWVTFVETFYPELLNNLSTAKSPISMQGATIKTYFAKKANIDPSKIINVTITPCTAKKFEIDRPEMNDSAKFNNIEGLRDNDIIITTKELAKWIKEEGIDFENLKGSKFDNMLGLGSGAGVIFGNSGGVTEAAVRTAYHSITGEDPTGELLSFEPVRGLDGVKEASITIGDINLKLAVVQGTAHARTLIEKIKNNEVNYDFVEVMACKGGCIGGGGQPKTTKVINDKIRLSRIEGLYGKDEELKIKCSYQNPDIIAVYKEFYKEPLSHLAHELLHTSYESKKHMLGIDNDQEISSDEII